One region of Macrobrachium rosenbergii isolate ZJJX-2024 chromosome 20, ASM4041242v1, whole genome shotgun sequence genomic DNA includes:
- the LOC136849141 gene encoding uncharacterized protein, giving the protein MMSMILQVGAVPLGFTPEVEGHYCDQCCEKDRRVFFSSAMSWQHLRSDSPLPDLIMGTTPPPSPHQQGGPHYKFFPSRTSPIDQNLDSFPLTPSPTPSGRECPNCRTQRGDEEEDHLKPKTKSDWSPEKVQLKLEHIQSVRRRLEEDMRSNLFFQSYSQRQQSLPQLSWGVPPPRRSQTRQRQADQRAEEQRDASATSTTVVQNASRGVSLDSEDWQFVEEEDTDRSLEWSLIGEDLRLMADSFQLHYASTVSSARASSVLPPTVPYAVAASLFFLFAWRLISRWR; this is encoded by the exons ATGATGAGCATGATCTTACAAGTTGGTGCAGTGCCACTAGGATTTACTCCGGAAGTCGAAGGACATTACTGTGATCAGTGTTGTGAGAAAGATAGGCGAGTGTTCTTTTCGTCCGCGATGTCCTGGCAGCATTTGCGAAGTG attcaCCACTGCCCGATCTTATCATGGGCACCACCCCGCCGCCTTCACCGCATCAACAAGGAGGACCCCACTACAAGTTCTTCCCCTCGAGAACGTCACCAATCGACCAGAACCTCGATTCCTTCCCTCTGACCCCCTCACCAACGCCTTCGGGAAGAGAATGCCCAAACTGTAGAACACAGAGAGGAGATGAAGAGGAGGATCACCTCAAGCCCAAGACGAAATCAGACTGGAGTCCCGAGAAGGTACAACTTAAACTAGAGCACATCCAGTCGGTCAGGCGGAGGCTTGAGGAGGACATGCGAAGCAATCTCTTCTTCCAGAGCTACAGTCAGAGGCAGCAAAGCCTTCCCCAGTTATCCTGGGGTGTCCCTCCACCTCGCCGTTCACAAACGCGACAGAGGCAAGCAGATCAGAGGGCTGAAGAGCAGCGTGATGCTTCGGCGACCAGCACCACTGTTGTTCAAAATGCCTCTCGGGGCGTGTCGCTTGATTCTGAAGACTGGCAATTTGTCGAGGAGGAAGATACCGACAGGTCTCTCGAATGGAGTCTTATTGGGGAAGACCTGAGGCTTATGGCTGATAGTTTCCAATTGCATTATGCATCG ACTGTGAGCAGCGCGAGGGCGTCATCAGTGCTGCCACCCACCGTTCCATACGCAGTGGCAGCATCACTATTCTTTCTGTTCGCTTGGCGCCTCATTTCAAGATGGCGCTAA
- the LOC136849142 gene encoding uncharacterized protein DDB_G0290587-like, which translates to MDSYPNTHQPDVTKRPLTSAAGGGQISASVFFPSVPPDGQSSTSQTTISHPINIPCPAFPVPGILTPPDTPTSPFGFAMKQLLPPRTNTNQETSFCVSTTYGSSTRPHEKNQNKPAAFVRVGNPLVSIKNNPSSLRPRLRLNTNLEIHRSEQPDQEGPESRDKSEPGPCDDAESESYDEIEPDLCDELEPEPCAEMNAEKKRENKSSDVEMTTCGERELPGEKDRDKDHRVLCFIIGSDLRKIADQFQATYARVRFFNPVLIFEVVTSDNF; encoded by the coding sequence ATGGACTCGTACCCCAATACCCATCAACCCGACGTGACTAAAAGGCCGTTGACATCGGCTGCAGGAGGAGGACAGATATCAGCTTCAGTGTTCTTCCCTTCTGTTCCTCCAGATGGCCAGTCGTCTACTTCCCAAACTACCATTTCTCATCCTATCAATATTCCGTGCCCAGCTTTTCCCGTACCCGGTATTCTGACTCCGCCTGACACACCAACATCCCCTTTTGGATTTGCAATGAAGCAACTTTTACCGCCAAGAACAAAtacaaatcaggaaacttcattTTGTGTATCGACAACCTATGGTTCATCCACTCGACCACACGAGAAAAACCAAAACAAGCCTGCTGCATTCGTGCGTGTTGGCAATCCCCTGGTAAGTATAAAGAATAATCCTTCAAGTCTGAGGCCACGACTTCGACTGAACACGAATCTTGAAATACACAGAAGTGAACAACCTGACCAGGAGGGACCCGAATCACGCGACAAATCGGAACCTGGGCCGTGCGACGACGCAGAATCTGAATCGTACGATGAAATAGAGCCTGATTTGTGCGACGAACTGGAGCCTGAACCATGTGCCGAAATGAACGCAGAGAAAAAGCGGGAAAACAAGAGCAGTGACGTCGAAATGACAACTTGTGGGGAGAGAGAATTGCCTGGAGAAAAGGACAGAGACAAGGATCATAGGGTATTGTGCTTCATTATTGGGTCTGATCTTCGCAAGATAGCTGACCAGTTTCAGGCTACGTACGCCAGGGTCCGTTTTTTCAACCCAGTGTTGATTTTTGAAGTTGTTACAAGTGATAATTTTTGA